One genomic window of Micropterus dolomieu isolate WLL.071019.BEF.003 ecotype Adirondacks linkage group LG06, ASM2129224v1, whole genome shotgun sequence includes the following:
- the scinlb gene encoding scinderin like b has protein sequence MVSHKEFVGAGKQPGLQVWRIENLDLKPVPKALHGSFYTGDAYLLLFTTSAPSYNIHMWLGDECSQDESGAAAIFATQLDDFLGGGPVQYRELQNSESNTFLGYFKSGIKYQKGGVASGFQHVVTNDMNVKRLLHIKGRRAIRATEVEMSWSSFNKGDCFIVDLGPEVYQWCGSECNRFERLKAAGVTIDIRDNERNGRAKLHVVEEGEEPEALIQALGPKTAIAPSTPDDEKVDTSNRMKGALYMISDACGPMKVTAVAPSSPFKQGMLSPEECYILDNGVDNNIFVWKGPKANLAERKAAMSVGQQFIKDKGYSAKTQIQVLPAGAETTLFKQFFSDWRDKEQTTGPSKAYTIGQIAKVKQVPFDASTLHSNKAMAAQHGMVDDGKGKVQIWRVENGEKVPVDPTSYGQFYGGDCYLILYSYKVGSREQHLIYTWQGLKCTQDELAASAFLTVQLDDSMGGSPVQVRVTQGQEPPHLMSLFQGKPMIIHSGGTSRKGGQSQASSTRLFHIRQSSSKATRAVEVNVTASSLNTNDVFVLKSPSALFVWRGLGASDVEVEAAKHVVGFLGGNPSQVSEGKEPADFWTALGGKKDYQTSKSLQKTVHPPRLFGCSNKTGRLIVEEVPGDFTQSDLATDDVMLLDTWDQIFLWVGNEANAEEKTGAPKIAKDYVDSDPSGRKGLAITTIKQGAEPPTFTGWFQAWDPAMWETDPLDRIRAKF, from the exons ATGGTTTCCCATAAGGAGTTTGTGGGTGCAGGAAAGCAGCCGGGGCTGCAGGTGTGGCGTATCGAGAACTTGGACCTGAAGCCGGTTCCTAAGGCCCTGCATGGCAGCTTCTACACCGGGGACGCCTACCTGCTGCTCTTCACCACCTCAGCCCCTTCATACAACATACACATGTGGCTGG GGGACGAGTGTTCACAGGATGAGAGTGGAGCGGCGGCCATCTTTGCCACACAGCTGGATGACTTCCTGGGTGGTGGGCCAGTGCAGTACAGGGAGCTGCAGAACTCCGAATCCAACACCTTTCTGGGATACTTCAAGTCAGGAATCAAGTACCAG AAAGGAGGTGTGGCCTCAGGTTTTCAGCATGTAGTGACCAATGACATGAACGTGAAGCGCCTGCTGCATATCAAGGGTCGGAGGGCCATCAGAGCAACAGAGGTGGAGATGTCTTGGTCCAGCTTCAACAAGGGAGACTGCTTCATTGTTGACCTGGGCCCG GAAGTCTATCAGTGGTGTGGCAGTGAGTGCAACCGTTTTGAGAGGTTGAAGGCCGCTGGGGTCACCATTGACATCAGAGATAATGAAAGAAACGGCAGAGCCAAACTTCACGTagtggaggagggggaggagccAGAAGCACTCATACag GCTCTGGGGCCCAAAACCGCCATTGCTCCCAGTACTCCGGATGATGAGAAAGTGGACACCTCCAACAGGATGAAGGGTGCCCTCTACATG ATCTCCGACGCATGTGGTCCAATGAAGGTGACCGCTGTGGCTCCTTCCAGTCCTTTCAAACAGGGCATGCTGTCTCCTGAGGAGTGCTACATCCTGGACAACGGGGTGGACAACAATATCTTTGTTTGGAAAG GTCCCAAGGCCAACCTGGCAGAGCGTAAAGCAGCCATGTCAGTAGGTCAGCAGTTCATCAAAGACAAGGGATACTCCGCTAAGACACAG ATCCAAGTGCTTCCTGCAGGAGCTGAGACGACTCTGTTTAAGCAGTTCTTCAGCGACTGGAGGGACAAAGAACAGACTACAGGGCCCAGTAAGGCCTACACCATCGGCCAAATTGCCAAAGTGAAGCAGGTGCCCTTTGATGCCTCCACCCTGCACTCCAACAAGGCCATGGCAGCCCAGCATGGCATGGTGGATGATGGCAAGGGCAAGGTCCAG ATTTGGCGTGTTGAGAACGGCGAAAAGGTGCCTGTGGATCCCACCTCCTACGGTCAATTCTACGGCGGAGACTGTTACCTCATCCTCTATAGCTACAAAGTGGGAAGCCGTGAGCAACACCTCATATACACCTG GCAGGGGCTGAAGTGCACACAGGACGAGCTGGCAGCCTCTGCGTTCCTCACAGTGCAGCTTGATGACTCAATGGGAGGATCCCCGGTTCAG GTGAGAGTCACTCAGGGCCAGGAGCCTCCACACCTGATGAGCCTGTTCCAGGGCAAACCCATGATCATCCACAGCGGAGGAACGTCACGCAAAGGTGGACAGTCGCAGGCCAGCAGCACTCGTCTCTTCCACATCCGGCAGAGCTCTTCCAAGGCCACCCGGGCAGTGGAG GTCAATGTCACTGCTTCCAGTCTGAACACCAATGATGTGTTTGTGCTGAAATCCCCGAGTGCCCTGTTTGTGTGGCGGGGACTTGGTGCCAGTGATGTGGAGGTGGAGGCTGCCAAGCATGTGGTTGGCTTCCTGGGTGGCAATCCCAGCCAGGTGTCAGAGGGAAAGGAGCCAG CTGATTTCTGGACTGCTCTTGGTGGCAAGAAAGACTACCAGACCTCCAAGAGTCTGCAGAAGACGGTCCACCCCCCACGTCTGTTTGGCTGCTCCAACAAAACTGGAAGACTTATT GTTGAAGAAGTCCCAGGGGACTTCACTCAGTCAGACCTGGCCACTGATGATGTCATGCTCCTGGATACCTGGGATCAG ATCTTCCTTTGGGTTGGCAATGAGGCTAATGCTGAGGAAAAGACGGGAGCTCCCAAAATAG CAAAAGACTATGTGGACTCAGACCCTTCTGGTCGCAAAGGACTGGCCATCACCACCATCAAACAGGGGGCAGAACCTCCAACTTTCACTGGCTGGTTCCAGGCTTGGGATCCCGCGATGTGGGAGACGGATCCATTGGACAGAATCCGTGCCAAATTCTGA